Part of the Salinimonas iocasae genome, CCTTTCAGTGAAGACACGCCGCAGCGGGTCATCGGCCGATTGTTGCCCGATACGCTGGTTAAAGGTGGTGATTATAAAGTAGAAGACATTGCCGGTGGCCATGAGGTAATCGAAAACGGCGGCAGTGTGAAAGTATTGCACTTTGAAGAAGGTGTCTCAACGACTGCCATTATCAGGCAAATTGTTGGTAACGAGGGTAAATAGCCCACAGACATCAAATAAATAGTTACGTGTCACGTATAGTCGTCTGGCTGGTATTAGGCTAAGATTCGTTCGGGCACTCAGGCAGAAGTATAGCGGTAATTCCATGTATGAAAGTTATTACGGGCTGGATTCAAAACCTTTCCAGCTAACACCGGATCCAGATTTTTTCTTTGCCAGTCGCTGGCACAAACGTGCAATGTCGTACCTACAGTATGGCCTTTCACAGGCCGAGGGCTTTATCGTTATCACCGGTGATATCGGTACGGGTAAAACGACGATTGCTAACTCTCTGGTCGCCGAGATTGAAGACGATATTGTGGTTGCGCATATCGTAACGCCCAAACTAACTCCGGACGAGCTGGTTAAAATGGTGGCTTCTAAATTTGAGTTGGATGTCGCCGGAAAAACCAAAGCGGATATTCTGAAAATTCTGGAAGTCTTTTTATACGATTTGAGTAAAACCGGTCGCCGTGCGCTGTTATTGGTCGACGAGGCACAAAACCTGCCGTTAGAGACCATCGAAGAGTTGCGTATGCTGTCCAACTTTCAGGAGTTTGGCAAACCGTTGCTTCAAAGCTTCTTATTAGGGCAGGAAGAACTACAGCCGATTTTGCGAGCGCCTAACATGGAACAATTCCGTCAGCGAATCGTTGCATCATGCCACCTGGCACCGCTTACTCTGGAAGAAACCAAAGAATATATTGAGTTTCGCCTGCACCACGCAGGGTGGAACGGTAGCGCATTGTTCAGTGACGATGCTTATGGCCGCATTTATAAGTTTACCCGTGGTGTCCCTCGTAAAATCAACACGTTGATGGACCGGATTCTGTTGTTCGGATTCTTAGAAGAGCTTGAAACATTAGATGGTGACGCAGTTGATTCTGTGATCAACGAGGTTAGCGAGGAAATGTTTCTGCCTGAAACGCCCTCTGTAGAGGAACAGGAAGCAATTGATGAAGAAGAGTACGAGGCATCGGTAGGTACTGGTGTTCCGCACAAGCCAAAGAAAAAGCTCATGACGCCCAATGGTAATGAAATTCAAGACGCTGAATACTATAAGGCGATGCTTAGTGAGCTGGTTGATGCGTTAGATGACGCCATCAGTCATAAGATAAAGCTGACGCAATATATCGATAAGCTTTTGAAGAAAAAGTACAAGACCTATGTTCGCTTGAAAGAAGATGACTAATGTCTGAAAACTTTACACACTGTATTATTTTTTCGAGAAACTGATTGTAAAACAAGAGGTTAAAAATTGGCCTGTAAATTGCTCAGCGATTAACCAGGAAGAAGTGGTAGTAACTATGGTAGTGAGAGGTCACTGATGAGATTACTGAGCAAGGCGGTTTTAGGATCAATGTTATTCGGGGCAGCATGGACGTCGCAGGCTGCAATGTGTGGTGTGAGTGATGTGCAGATCACTGAAATAAAAGTTTTGGATGGTAGTCCTGCCACTCAACTTGATACCTCGTTAAACGCAACAGACTGTATTGGCGCATTTGAAGGTAATAACAGCGCGTTCACCCAACCAGATTATAATCTGGGTTATAAGGATGATGGTTGGTTCAATGTAGATAGTTACAACGGCTGGTGGGATACCCCTGGTGTTTTCGTAGAAGATGACGCATTACAGAACCTACAGGGCAAAGGTGAAATCGACCCGGGCTGGATCTATGTAGGCAAAGCCGAAGCTGATAGTGGTTTTAGTTTTAATGGCGCCACTATGGATAATGGCGAGACGTCTTATACCTTCCTTGATTCGCTGTTAACCATCAGCTGCCCTGATCAGGAAGGTGGCATTTGCGACGATGCATCAAGCGGTACATTCCAATGGACGCCGCCTGCTACAAATCCTGATGCGCTGATGGAACTGCTGGGTGGTGAGTTCTTTGACAAAGTTGGTATCGTGTTCAAGGCTGCTAAACAATTCGTTATCTACGAGTTTGACTTGAAAGATCTTGGTTTAGACCCTGTGTACGAAGGTGACCCGAATTATGCGTTTAAAGGTACATGGGACCTGAGCGATACTTTGGTTAAAGAGAGTGGAAACGGTAAGATAGTTTCACAGGGCTTATCGAATGTATCTGTATGGGCACGTGACCCTGCTGCAATCGTTGATGTACCGGCGCCTACAACTTTAGTGCTAGTTTTATTTGGCTTAGCACTAGTAATTCGTAGACAATTCATGCAATAATAGCATCGAGTAATAAAAAAAGCCTCTGGAGAGAGGCTTTAATAATTATAAAATTCCATATTCCAAACATTCATAGCGGGCAATTAGCTCGCTATTTTTTTGTCTGAAGAAACATCTGGCTAATCTTCCCTAACTAGCCAGCATGTTCACATAATCCCATATTCCGAATAGTATAATGCAACCTGCAGGCCAATATTCTATTCTTACTGCGATTAAATTGTTTTATCTGTAAGTTATTGAATATTTAGCTATTCCGTTAGCTGCTCATAAAGCCTCGAAACTACCAATCAAGGGTTAAGTGCAATTGTTGTACTGCAAATGCTGCATAGGCTTGTAAATGTTACACATCAGAACTGCATTCAATGGTTGTATTACGCACTTGGTGTGTAACTTCGTTACCAAATACCGACATAGAAGTTAGGCAGGGCGGGAAAGAGGTGGGTATCATATTATTCCTCAGAGTGATTATCAGTGCACGACTTCTCAAGCTGAGAGCTTCTGCTTGTTCTGTCAGGTGTGATAACCGCTCCTGATAAGTCTGGTTCGAAAGAGATAGGGTTTGCCCATAGGCTTTATGATAACCACAGCCGCTTTCGACCGCTGAGGCCCTGAATCCACATCGACCAGGTTACGAAGAAACTTTCACATTTAGGTTAGCCCAGTCACCTTGCATCATCGGGACAAGGGCAGGCTAAGACGAAACAACAATGTTCGAATGTAGAATGAGACTGGTATCGTATAAACAATATTAGTCGCAGGAGTAGCGATAGCTTGTATGATTAAAGCAACATAGCAGAGTAGGGGGCGGGAGGCCTGTTACAAAGATGGCTGGCCAGAGACCTGAGACGAGACAATAAAAAACCGAGCTTTGCTTCACCTTACAGGTTGCAAAAGCCCGGTTTATATCAGTGACAAAGCTGAGGTGGTGTAGAACTAGCGCCCTTTACCAAACAGAACGATTTCTACAGTACGTATAAGGATCAAAATATCCAACAACATACTTTGGTGTTTCACATAATAGAGATCGAACTTCAGCTTCTCCATAGAATCTTCAACACTGGCACCATAGGGGTAGTTAAGCTGTGCCCAGCCAGCAAGACCCGGCTTTACATTATGGCGTTGGTTGTAATAGGGAACTTCACGTACCAGCTTTTCGACAAACTCAGGACGTTCTGGTCGTGGCCCAATGAAAGACATCTCACCCTTGAACACGTTGAACAACTGAGGCAGCTCGTCAATCCGGTATTTTCTGATGAAGTGACCGATACGGGTTACGCGGTCATCATTTTTGCTGGCCCATTTAGCACCATCTTTCTCTGCATCAGGACGCATACTGCGGAACTTGATAATTTTAAACAGCTTACCGTTTAATCCTACCCGCTCTTGTTTATAAAACACCGATGTACCTGTTCGACGACCATCGTCCAGCCAAATGATAATGGCTGTAAGTAACATAAATGGCCAGGTGAACAGAAAGATAAAGCCTGCAAGAAAAGCGTTTATCGTATAATCCAGTGCATCGCGTAAATAATTCTGACTGTGGAAGCCGTTAGAATAAATAACCCAGCTAGGATACATCAGGTTAACTACAATCTGCCCGGTTTCACGTTCCATAAAGTCCAGCAGGTCAGTAACCTCAATGCCACGCAGACGACACTCAAAAAGTACTTCAATGGGCAGGGTGCCACGACGTTGGTCACAGGCGATAACAATCTCTTCAATATCGTTGTCGGCAATAAATTGCTGAAAATTCTCATCGACTTTAACGTGAATGATTTCCTCTTTACGAATGCCTTCCTCACGGTTATCACCCGGTATAGGAATAAAGCCAACAAGGTCGAAGGCAATACGGTCTACGTCCCGACGCATCCGCTTTTCAATAATAGAAGCACGCTCACCTGCACCTAAAACCACAATGCGAACCTTACCCAGACCTAACAGACCCAGCCGGTTGGTGAAATAACGGAAGACTACCAGTGTAATGATGATTGAGGCGACGGCCGCTGGTAAATAGTAGGGGTGCATAATCAGGTCATCAAAAAATGCCCGACTGATTATCTCCACGAAAAAGTAACTTAACCCGACGCTAACAAAAATACGCCGGATGATGCCACGGAAAGTTTCGCGCAATTTTGCTTCATATAACCCGACTGATAAGGAGCAAAGCAGGATACAAACGGTTAATAATCCAACATTTACTACGAGTTTCTCGATAGTTACAGAATTTGTCAGTGCTAACTGAACCAAAATGAAATGCGTAATGTACCCCATATACGCAATAAGTAATGCTTCCGTTGCAACTAATATGTTGGAACGTTTACTTTGATTATGCCTGTTTAACGCCACTCCTGGCCCCCTGATACTGCAAAGTCGAAGTACATCGTAAAGCTATTCAATGTAATAGACTATAAATGATGTTGGCATTATAGTGGTATTTACCGTAGGGTAAATTGTATAAACAAAAAAATTTCACCATAACGAGTTTAGGAAGATCTCTTATGTATAATTCTAAAAGCATCATTCCGGTTGTTTTAGGAGCAGCAGTATCGTTACTATGCGGCTGTACCAGTACTTCCGAACTACCTGAAGCGAAAACGCGTGCGTCGTTGACTACCAGTGTTGATGATTATCAATACCTAATCGGTCCGGGCGATACGTTAAATATTTTCGTGTGGCGAAATCCAGAGATCTCAGGTCAGTATACAGTTCGACCCGATGGTAAAGTGACTACTTCACTGGTCGAAGATATTGACGTCGCCGGGCGAACCCCAGCAACGCTTGCCCGCGAAGTTGAAGAAAAACTCTCTACATTTATTAACAACCCCCGTGTCACCGTCAGCGTAAATAACTTTTCCGGTCCGCTTAGCGAACAGGTTCGGGTTATCGGCGAAGCAGCCAATCCACAGGCAATCAGCTATTCACAACATATGACGTTGTTGGATCTGATGATCGCGGTAGGTGGTCTGACAGAATTTGCTGATGGCAACAGCGCTAAACTGGTGCGAGTAGAGGACGGTGAACAGCAAACGTATAACATCAACATTGATGATTTAATTCGTGACGGCGACATTTCACAGAATGTTGATATTTTGCCCGGTGATATCGTAATTATCCCTGAGGCCTGGTTCTAGTAGTAGCGGAACAAATTTACATGCAGGATTTACAGCCATCTATTGCGCAGTTCTTTGACTTGCTCAAAGGAATATGGATAAAAAAGCGCATTATTATTATTTGCTCGTGGATTATTTGCCCCATAGGCTTTTTCTACGTCGCAACTTTACCTAATCAGTATGAGTCAGCAGCCAAGGTGTATGTTGATACAGGTTCACCCCTTGAGCCTGTACTTACAGGTATTGCCATAAAATCGGATCCCAAACAGGAGATTCGTATGATGGCTCAAACACTTTTAAGTCGCTCGAATCTGGAGACTATCGCAAGAGAAAGTGATTTAGATATCACTACCACCACTGACGAAGAATTCAGTAGCCTTATTAACGACTTAAGCAATGATATCAAGCTTATCGATACCGGTAAGGACAATATCTATAATATTGCCTATGAAAACGAGAGCCCGGCTGTCGCACAGCGAGTAGTGCAGGAAACGTTATCACTATTTGTTGAAGGTTCGCTAGGTAACAATCGCCGCGATACAGATACCGCAGGAAGGTTTCTGGACGAACAAATCGCTGACTATGAAACGCGACTTGCTGACGCTGAGCAGCGTTTAGCAGCGTTCAAGCGTAAGTACAGCGAAATTCTTCCGATGACTGGGTCATTTTATGACTCTTTACGTCAGTTGAAGGCCAGTCTTGAGAATACGCAGCTTCAAATTCGCCAGGCGCGACAGCAAATTGATTCTATGCGAGCGCAAATTTCATCGTCGAAAATGGCAGACAGCTTCGGCGTTCGCAACGATAGCTCTTCAGCATTGCAAACGCGATATGATCAACGTATCAAGTCTTTAGAAGACCAGCTCGATAGCCTGATGCTGCGCTACACAGATCAACATCCTGATGTTATCGAAACGAAACAGCTGTTGAGCAGTTTGGAAGACGCCCGCCAGGAAGAGATCGACCAGTTTTTGCAAGAGCAGGGCGCTGAAGAAGGGCAACCAGTCGGCGCTTATAACAGCCAGATATCTCTGGAAGTCAGTCGTCTTCAAAGTGAGATAGCCTCGCTTCAGGTCCAGGAAGAAGACCTTAAAGCTAAAATTACTGAATTAGAGTCCAAGATTGATCTGATTCCACAAATTGAAGCTGAGCAAGCATCATTGAATCGTGATTATGGTATTACCAAAAAGCGCTATGAAGAACTTCTGACACGTCGCGAATCTGCAGATATTAGTCGCCGTGCTGATGTTTCTGCCGAAGAGTTCCAGTTCAGAATTATTGAGCCGCCATTGGTGCCTTCTGAACCTTCAGGACCGCAACGCCTGATGCTATACACTTTGGTATTGTTAATTGGCTTCGGTGTGGGTATTGGTATTGCATTCTTACTGAATCAGCTATCACCGGTATTGGTTCGAGCAAGACAATTGCGTGAGCTAACTGATTATCCAGTTTGGGGAACAGTGACCCACCTTGAGATAGAGTCTATTGGCAAAGATAATAAGCGTCGTTATGTGGTTTTTGCGGCAAGCTCACTGGCTCTGGTATTTATCTATGGAGCGTTGATGGCTGCAGAATTAATGAACCTTAACCTGCAAGGTGTGTTGTCATGAGCAGTACAATAGAAAAAGCCCTTCAGCGCCGTCGTGAAGCGATGGCGGCAGAGAAGGCGAAAAAACAGAGCGCTGATAGCGCAGAGCAGCAGTCTGAGCCGTCAGTATCTGCTACTCGTCAAAGATCGGCGACAAAAAGACCGCAGGGGCCAGTTTCGCAAATTGAACCCTTTAACATCGATATTGAAAGGCTGGAGCGAAACGGCCATGTCTCGTTGTCAGGTGTTCGCAAGGGTATAAACGAAGAATATCGTGAGATTAAGCGTAAACTGCTTGCAAATGCGTTTGGACCGCTATCTTCAACCATAAAGAATAGCAATATCATTATGGTTACCAGTGGGCGCCCTTCTGAAGGAAAGACATTCACTGCGACGAATCTTGCGTTGAGTATAGCCTCAGAACAAGATAAGACGGTTCTGCTGGTCGATGCTGATGTATTAAAGCCAAATGTACTGAATACCTTTGGTCTCGAGCGCAGAAGCGGACTGATGGAGTATCTCACTGGGGAAGTTGACGATATTGCTGACGTACTGTATCCGACGAATGTTGATAAGCTGAAGATAATTCCAGCGGGCCGTACACATCATTTATCTACTGAATTGCTGGCTAGCCAGAAAATGCATGAAACAGTTG contains:
- a CDS encoding XrtA/PEP-CTERM system exopolysaccharide export protein, with protein sequence MYNSKSIIPVVLGAAVSLLCGCTSTSELPEAKTRASLTTSVDDYQYLIGPGDTLNIFVWRNPEISGQYTVRPDGKVTTSLVEDIDVAGRTPATLAREVEEKLSTFINNPRVTVSVNNFSGPLSEQVRVIGEAANPQAISYSQHMTLLDLMIAVGGLTEFADGNSAKLVRVEDGEQQTYNINIDDLIRDGDISQNVDILPGDIVIIPEAWF
- a CDS encoding TIGR03013 family XrtA/PEP-CTERM system glycosyltransferase — protein: MALNRHNQSKRSNILVATEALLIAYMGYITHFILVQLALTNSVTIEKLVVNVGLLTVCILLCSLSVGLYEAKLRETFRGIIRRIFVSVGLSYFFVEIISRAFFDDLIMHPYYLPAAVASIIITLVVFRYFTNRLGLLGLGKVRIVVLGAGERASIIEKRMRRDVDRIAFDLVGFIPIPGDNREEGIRKEEIIHVKVDENFQQFIADNDIEEIVIACDQRRGTLPIEVLFECRLRGIEVTDLLDFMERETGQIVVNLMYPSWVIYSNGFHSQNYLRDALDYTINAFLAGFIFLFTWPFMLLTAIIIWLDDGRRTGTSVFYKQERVGLNGKLFKIIKFRSMRPDAEKDGAKWASKNDDRVTRIGHFIRKYRIDELPQLFNVFKGEMSFIGPRPERPEFVEKLVREVPYYNQRHNVKPGLAGWAQLNYPYGASVEDSMEKLKFDLYYVKHQSMLLDILILIRTVEIVLFGKGR
- a CDS encoding XrtA-associated tyrosine autokinase, which encodes MSSTIEKALQRRREAMAAEKAKKQSADSAEQQSEPSVSATRQRSATKRPQGPVSQIEPFNIDIERLERNGHVSLSGVRKGINEEYREIKRKLLANAFGPLSSTIKNSNIIMVTSGRPSEGKTFTATNLALSIASEQDKTVLLVDADVLKPNVLNTFGLERRSGLMEYLTGEVDDIADVLYPTNVDKLKIIPAGRTHHLSTELLASQKMHETVDEFANRYPDRIVIFDTPPLIGITESAILANFAGQAVVVTEEGNSKLSDIRLSVERLNPDMAIGFVVNKVVNKDANDPGYYGYYYGQEQERANGA
- a CDS encoding XrtA system polysaccharide chain length determinant; this encodes MQDLQPSIAQFFDLLKGIWIKKRIIIICSWIICPIGFFYVATLPNQYESAAKVYVDTGSPLEPVLTGIAIKSDPKQEIRMMAQTLLSRSNLETIARESDLDITTTTDEEFSSLINDLSNDIKLIDTGKDNIYNIAYENESPAVAQRVVQETLSLFVEGSLGNNRRDTDTAGRFLDEQIADYETRLADAEQRLAAFKRKYSEILPMTGSFYDSLRQLKASLENTQLQIRQARQQIDSMRAQISSSKMADSFGVRNDSSSALQTRYDQRIKSLEDQLDSLMLRYTDQHPDVIETKQLLSSLEDARQEEIDQFLQEQGAEEGQPVGAYNSQISLEVSRLQSEIASLQVQEEDLKAKITELESKIDLIPQIEAEQASLNRDYGITKKRYEELLTRRESADISRRADVSAEEFQFRIIEPPLVPSEPSGPQRLMLYTLVLLIGFGVGIGIAFLLNQLSPVLVRARQLRELTDYPVWGTVTHLEIESIGKDNKRRYVVFAASSLALVFIYGALMAAELMNLNLQGVLS
- a CDS encoding XrtA/PEP-CTERM system-associated ATPase; this encodes MYESYYGLDSKPFQLTPDPDFFFASRWHKRAMSYLQYGLSQAEGFIVITGDIGTGKTTIANSLVAEIEDDIVVAHIVTPKLTPDELVKMVASKFELDVAGKTKADILKILEVFLYDLSKTGRRALLLVDEAQNLPLETIEELRMLSNFQEFGKPLLQSFLLGQEELQPILRAPNMEQFRQRIVASCHLAPLTLEETKEYIEFRLHHAGWNGSALFSDDAYGRIYKFTRGVPRKINTLMDRILLFGFLEELETLDGDAVDSVINEVSEEMFLPETPSVEEQEAIDEEEYEASVGTGVPHKPKKKLMTPNGNEIQDAEYYKAMLSELVDALDDAISHKIKLTQYIDKLLKKKYKTYVRLKEDD